Proteins from a genomic interval of Macrobrachium nipponense isolate FS-2020 chromosome 28, ASM1510439v2, whole genome shotgun sequence:
- the LOC135201719 gene encoding histidine ammonia-lyase-like isoform X2, with protein MKLSVRVRGEWFQLPCKSGGKETVSWLGEEALRRYLKLKPPTHVPNKDEKVASVRRTQGGAILDPSDLVCDVLDDNDFVSVVLETDRPNPVTEKAEITYISEQIPGKYKPPEEYLTLDGASLTPEDLTALGKGAYKIKLSPEAEGAVKAARELVEEIVREKKVVYGVTTGFGKFARKTIPQSQLYELQWNLIRSHAAGVGDPLSPSKTRMLLALRINILAKGNSGVSLTVLKKMIDAFNASCLPWVPEKGTVGASGDLAPLSHLALGILGEGKMWSPETGWGDAKYVLEAHGLTPAVLGPKEGIALINGTQLITSITAEALERAEAIARQADVVAALTLEVLKGTSKAFDSDVHKLRPHKGQNEVARRLRALLHSDTYPSEIAESHRFCNRVQDAYTLRCCPQVHGVVHDTLYFVRGIITDEMNSATDNPIVLTDRGEIISSGNFHGEYPAKAADYLAIAIHEIASMSERRTERLVNPALSELPAFLVKEGGFNSGLMLAHCTAAALVSENKVLCHPASVDSLTTSAGTEDHVSMGGFAARKALTVVENVERVVGIELLAACQAIEFLRPMKTTTPLEAVIEVVRSVISAMDKDRFLAPDMDAATELLKEEKIWNAVRHHIEHYHEVQKVETRVFSPSMSFTGTGPPRAQKRAAISNGRASSPAIHKRATNGRASSPAVNKRTKSSAARV; from the exons ATGAAACTCTCCGTGCGCGTGCGTGGCGAATGGTTCCAGTTGCCCTGCAAATCAG gAGGGAAAGAGACGGTGTCATGGCTCGGGGAAGAGGCCCTTCGCCGGTACCTGAAACTGAAGCCGCCCACTCACGTCCCGAACAAGGACGAGAAGGTAGCCAGCGTAAGAAGGACGCAAGGGGGCGCCATCTTGGATCCGTCCGATCTCGTGTGTGATGTGTTGGACGACAACGACTTCGTCTCCGTCG TTCTGGAGACCGACCGGCCAAATCCGGTGACGGAAAAAGCGGAGATCACCTACATATCAGAGCAGAT ACCAGGGAAGTACAAGCCTCCGGAAGAGTACCTCACACTGGACGGCGCGTCACTCACTCCCGAAGACCTCACCGCCCTTGGAAAAGGCGCTTACAAGATAAAG CTTAGCCCGGAGGCCGAGGGAGCTGTGAAGGCAGCAAGAGAGCTTGTTGAAGAGATCGTCCGAGAGAAGAAAG ttgtgtACGGAGTTACAACCGGGTTTGGAAAGTTTGCTCGAAAGACGATTCCGCAGAGCCAGCTGTA TGAGCTTCAGTGGAATCTGATTCGATCCCACGCTGCTGGCGTCGGCGATCCCCTATCCCCGAGCAAAACGAGGATGCTGTTAGCCCTGCGGATCAACATCTTGGCCAAGGGGAACTCGGGCGTGTCTCTAACCGTCCTGAAAAAGATGATCGACGCTTTTAACG CTTCCTGTTTGCCCTGGGTGCCAGAAAAAGGTACGGTGGGGGCATCTGGAGACTTGGCACCCCTATCTCACCTGGCTTTGGGCATTCTTGGAGAGGGCAAGATGTGGAGCCCTGAAACTGGCTGGGGTGATGCCAAATAT GTCCTGGAAGCTCATGGTCTAACACCAGCTGTGTTGGGGCCAAAGGAAGGCATCGCCCTCATCAATGGGACGCAACTGATTACGTCCATCACAGCTGAGGCTTTGGAAAGAGCGGAAGCCATTGCTCGCCAGGCAGATGTCGTAGCTGCTCTTACTCTGGAGGTTCTCAAAGGGACTTCCAAAGCCTTTGACAGTG ACGTCCATAAACTAAGACCCCATAAAGGTCAAAACGAAGTGGCCAGGAGGCTCCGTGCGTTACTACACAGCGACACCTACCCTTCGGAAATTGCAG AATCTCACCGCTTCTGCAATCGAGTCCAGGACGCATATACTCTGCGCTGTTGTCCTCAAGTGCACGGCGTCGTCCACGATACTCTGTACTTCGTGCGAGGGATTATCACTGACGAGATGAACTCGGCCACCGATAATCCG ATAGTACTAACGGACCGTGGGGAGATCATTAGCTCAGGGAACTTCCACGGGGAATATCCAGCCAAGGCTGCCGATTACCTGGCCATAGCAATTCACGAAATCGCTTCCATGTCTGAAAGGAGGACAGAGCGTCTCGTCAACCCAG CTTTGAGTGAGCTCCCGGCATTTCTAGTGAAAGAGGGCGGCTTCAACTCAGGCTTGATGCTGGCTCACTGCACGGCTGCTGCCTTGG TGTCCGAAAATAAGGTGTTATGTCACCCCGCAAGTGTGGATTCCCTGACCACTTCGGCAGGAACGGAGGATCACGTTTCCATGGGAGGATTCGCTGCTAGGAAGGCCCTCACG GTTGTGGAAAACGTGGAGAGAGTCGTAGGCATAGAATTACTGGCAGCTTGCCAAGCCATCGAGTTCCTGCGGCCGATGAAAACTACCACGCCTTTGGAGGCGGTTATCGAGGTCGTCCGCTCTGTAATCAG cGCCATGGACAAGGACCGCTTCCTAGCCCCTGATATGGACGCCGCcaccgaactcctgaaggaggagAAGATATGGAACGCCGTCCGCCATCATATCGAACACTATCATGAGGTTCAG AAAGTCGAGACCCGAGTCTTCTCCCCATCCATGAGCTTTACAGGAACAGGACCCCCCAGGGCTCAGAAGAGAGCGGCCATAAGCAACGGGCGTGCAAGCTCTCCAGCCATACACAAGAGGGCGACCAACGGGCGTGCTAGCTCTCCGGCAGTTAACAAGAGGACGAAAAGTTCAGCAGCAAGGGTCTGA
- the LOC135201719 gene encoding histidine ammonia-lyase-like isoform X1, which translates to MKLSVRVRGEWFQLPCKSGGKETVSWLGEEALRRYLKLKPPTHVPNKDEKVASVRRTQGGAILDPSDLVCDVLDDNDFVSVVLETDRPNPVTEKAEITYISEQIPGKYKPPEEYLTLDGASLTPEDLTALGKGAYKIKSLLQLSPEAEGAVKAARELVEEIVREKKVVYGVTTGFGKFARKTIPQSQLYELQWNLIRSHAAGVGDPLSPSKTRMLLALRINILAKGNSGVSLTVLKKMIDAFNASCLPWVPEKGTVGASGDLAPLSHLALGILGEGKMWSPETGWGDAKYVLEAHGLTPAVLGPKEGIALINGTQLITSITAEALERAEAIARQADVVAALTLEVLKGTSKAFDSDVHKLRPHKGQNEVARRLRALLHSDTYPSEIAESHRFCNRVQDAYTLRCCPQVHGVVHDTLYFVRGIITDEMNSATDNPIVLTDRGEIISSGNFHGEYPAKAADYLAIAIHEIASMSERRTERLVNPALSELPAFLVKEGGFNSGLMLAHCTAAALVSENKVLCHPASVDSLTTSAGTEDHVSMGGFAARKALTVVENVERVVGIELLAACQAIEFLRPMKTTTPLEAVIEVVRSVISAMDKDRFLAPDMDAATELLKEEKIWNAVRHHIEHYHEVQKVETRVFSPSMSFTGTGPPRAQKRAAISNGRASSPAIHKRATNGRASSPAVNKRTKSSAARV; encoded by the exons ATGAAACTCTCCGTGCGCGTGCGTGGCGAATGGTTCCAGTTGCCCTGCAAATCAG gAGGGAAAGAGACGGTGTCATGGCTCGGGGAAGAGGCCCTTCGCCGGTACCTGAAACTGAAGCCGCCCACTCACGTCCCGAACAAGGACGAGAAGGTAGCCAGCGTAAGAAGGACGCAAGGGGGCGCCATCTTGGATCCGTCCGATCTCGTGTGTGATGTGTTGGACGACAACGACTTCGTCTCCGTCG TTCTGGAGACCGACCGGCCAAATCCGGTGACGGAAAAAGCGGAGATCACCTACATATCAGAGCAGAT ACCAGGGAAGTACAAGCCTCCGGAAGAGTACCTCACACTGGACGGCGCGTCACTCACTCCCGAAGACCTCACCGCCCTTGGAAAAGGCGCTTACAAGATAAAG tcTCTTTTGCAGCTTAGCCCGGAGGCCGAGGGAGCTGTGAAGGCAGCAAGAGAGCTTGTTGAAGAGATCGTCCGAGAGAAGAAAG ttgtgtACGGAGTTACAACCGGGTTTGGAAAGTTTGCTCGAAAGACGATTCCGCAGAGCCAGCTGTA TGAGCTTCAGTGGAATCTGATTCGATCCCACGCTGCTGGCGTCGGCGATCCCCTATCCCCGAGCAAAACGAGGATGCTGTTAGCCCTGCGGATCAACATCTTGGCCAAGGGGAACTCGGGCGTGTCTCTAACCGTCCTGAAAAAGATGATCGACGCTTTTAACG CTTCCTGTTTGCCCTGGGTGCCAGAAAAAGGTACGGTGGGGGCATCTGGAGACTTGGCACCCCTATCTCACCTGGCTTTGGGCATTCTTGGAGAGGGCAAGATGTGGAGCCCTGAAACTGGCTGGGGTGATGCCAAATAT GTCCTGGAAGCTCATGGTCTAACACCAGCTGTGTTGGGGCCAAAGGAAGGCATCGCCCTCATCAATGGGACGCAACTGATTACGTCCATCACAGCTGAGGCTTTGGAAAGAGCGGAAGCCATTGCTCGCCAGGCAGATGTCGTAGCTGCTCTTACTCTGGAGGTTCTCAAAGGGACTTCCAAAGCCTTTGACAGTG ACGTCCATAAACTAAGACCCCATAAAGGTCAAAACGAAGTGGCCAGGAGGCTCCGTGCGTTACTACACAGCGACACCTACCCTTCGGAAATTGCAG AATCTCACCGCTTCTGCAATCGAGTCCAGGACGCATATACTCTGCGCTGTTGTCCTCAAGTGCACGGCGTCGTCCACGATACTCTGTACTTCGTGCGAGGGATTATCACTGACGAGATGAACTCGGCCACCGATAATCCG ATAGTACTAACGGACCGTGGGGAGATCATTAGCTCAGGGAACTTCCACGGGGAATATCCAGCCAAGGCTGCCGATTACCTGGCCATAGCAATTCACGAAATCGCTTCCATGTCTGAAAGGAGGACAGAGCGTCTCGTCAACCCAG CTTTGAGTGAGCTCCCGGCATTTCTAGTGAAAGAGGGCGGCTTCAACTCAGGCTTGATGCTGGCTCACTGCACGGCTGCTGCCTTGG TGTCCGAAAATAAGGTGTTATGTCACCCCGCAAGTGTGGATTCCCTGACCACTTCGGCAGGAACGGAGGATCACGTTTCCATGGGAGGATTCGCTGCTAGGAAGGCCCTCACG GTTGTGGAAAACGTGGAGAGAGTCGTAGGCATAGAATTACTGGCAGCTTGCCAAGCCATCGAGTTCCTGCGGCCGATGAAAACTACCACGCCTTTGGAGGCGGTTATCGAGGTCGTCCGCTCTGTAATCAG cGCCATGGACAAGGACCGCTTCCTAGCCCCTGATATGGACGCCGCcaccgaactcctgaaggaggagAAGATATGGAACGCCGTCCGCCATCATATCGAACACTATCATGAGGTTCAG AAAGTCGAGACCCGAGTCTTCTCCCCATCCATGAGCTTTACAGGAACAGGACCCCCCAGGGCTCAGAAGAGAGCGGCCATAAGCAACGGGCGTGCAAGCTCTCCAGCCATACACAAGAGGGCGACCAACGGGCGTGCTAGCTCTCCGGCAGTTAACAAGAGGACGAAAAGTTCAGCAGCAAGGGTCTGA